A stretch of the uncultured Bacteroides sp. genome encodes the following:
- the hflX gene encoding GTPase HflX — protein MKEFVISEAQTEKAVLVALITQTQDERKTNEYLDELAFLAETAGAEVVRSFTQRLDTANSVTFVGKGKLQEIKEYIEENEIGMAIFDDELSAKQIRNIEGELQVKILDRTSLILDIFAMRAQTANAKTQVELAQYKYMLPRLTRLWTHLERQSGGSGGKGGSVGLRGPGETQLEMDKRIILNRMSLLKQQLKDIDMQKAVQRKNRGKMIRVALVGYTNVGKSTLMNLLVKSEVFAENKLFATLDTTVRKMIINNLPFLLSDTVGFIRKLPTDLVDSFKSTLDEVREADLLLHVVDISHPGFEEQIEVVSKTLNDIGGGNKPCILIFNKIDAYTYVKKAEDDLTPKTKENRTLEELKNTWMAKLNENCLFISAREKENIEELKELLYNRVKELHVQRFPYNDFLFQIYDEDMNE, from the coding sequence ATGAAAGAATTTGTTATTTCCGAAGCGCAAACTGAGAAAGCTGTTCTGGTAGCTCTAATTACTCAGACACAGGATGAGCGAAAGACGAATGAATACCTTGATGAACTGGCATTCCTTGCTGAAACAGCAGGGGCAGAAGTGGTGCGTAGTTTTACGCAAAGACTTGATACTGCAAATTCTGTTACTTTCGTAGGAAAGGGTAAGTTGCAGGAAATAAAGGAGTATATTGAAGAGAATGAAATTGGAATGGCCATCTTTGATGATGAGCTATCAGCTAAACAAATACGTAATATAGAGGGTGAGCTACAGGTTAAGATCCTTGACCGTACTTCATTGATCCTTGATATATTTGCTATGCGGGCACAAACTGCCAATGCAAAAACTCAGGTAGAGTTGGCTCAATATAAATATATGCTGCCCCGATTAACCCGTTTATGGACCCACTTGGAACGACAGAGTGGTGGCTCTGGTGGTAAAGGTGGTTCTGTAGGTCTTCGTGGACCGGGTGAAACTCAGCTCGAGATGGATAAGCGTATCATTCTTAACAGAATGTCTCTTTTAAAGCAACAGCTTAAGGATATTGATATGCAGAAAGCCGTTCAGCGAAAGAATCGTGGAAAAATGATTCGTGTTGCATTGGTAGGATACACTAATGTGGGAAAATCTACATTAATGAATCTGTTGGTCAAGAGTGAAGTGTTTGCTGAAAACAAGCTTTTTGCTACACTTGACACCACAGTCCGGAAGATGATCATAAATAACTTGCCTTTCCTGCTTTCTGATACGGTTGGTTTTATCCGTAAACTGCCTACTGACTTGGTCGATTCGTTTAAGTCAACATTAGATGAAGTAAGAGAAGCGGACCTATTACTGCATGTTGTAGACATTTCTCATCCGGGATTTGAAGAACAGATAGAGGTGGTGAGTAAAACTCTTAATGATATAGGTGGAGGTAATAAACCTTGTATCTTAATATTCAATAAGATCGATGCATATACTTATGTGAAGAAAGCTGAGGACGATCTTACTCCTAAGACAAAAGAGAATAGAACGCTGGAAGAGCTGAAGAATACATGGATGGCAAAGCTTAATGAGAATTGCCTTTTTATCTCAGCGCGCGAGAAAGAGAACATTGAAGAACTGAAAGAACTACTCTATAACAGGGTAAAGGAATTGCATGTGCAACGTTTCCCTTACAATGATTTTCTTTTCCAGATTTATGATGAGGATATGAATGAATAA